In Streptococcus sp. SN-1, a single genomic region encodes these proteins:
- a CDS encoding DUF951 family protein has translation MYQVGNFVEMKKPHACTIKSTGKKANRWEITRVGADIKIKCSNCDHVVMMGRYDFDRKMNKIVD, from the coding sequence ATGTATCAAGTTGGAAATTTTGTTGAAATGAAAAAACCACATGCTTGCACCATCAAGTCAACAGGAAAAAAAGCTAATCGTTGGGAAATTACACGTGTAGGAGCAGATATCAAAATCAAATGCAGTAATTGTGACCATGTTGTCATGATGGGGCGCTATGATTTTGATCGAAAAATGAATAAAATTGTTGACTGA
- the ychF gene encoding redox-regulated ATPase YchF encodes MALTAGIVGLPNVGKSTLFNAITKAGAEAANYPFATIDPNVGMVEVPDERLQKLTEMITPKKTVPTTFEFTDIAGIVKGASKGEGLGNKFLANIREVDAIVHVVRAFDDENVMREQGREDAFVDPLADIDTINLELILADLESVNKRYARVEKMARTQKDKESVAEFNVLQKIKPVLEDGKSARTIEFTDEEQKVVKGLFLLTTKPVLYVANVDEDVVSEPDSIDYVKQIREFAATENAEVVVISARAEEEISELDDEDKKEFLEAIGLTESGVDKLTRAAYHLLGLGTYFTAGEKEVRAWTFKRGMKAPQAAGIIHSDFEKGFIRAVTMSYEDLVKYGSEKAVKEAGRLREEGKEYIVQDGDIMEFRFNV; translated from the coding sequence ATGGCTTTAACAGCAGGTATCGTTGGTTTGCCAAACGTTGGTAAATCAACACTATTTAATGCAATTACAAAAGCAGGAGCAGAGGCAGCTAACTACCCATTTGCGACTATTGACCCAAACGTTGGAATGGTGGAAGTTCCAGATGAACGCCTACAAAAACTAACTGAAATGATTACTCCTAAAAAGACAGTTCCAACAACATTTGAATTTACAGATATTGCAGGGATTGTAAAAGGAGCTTCAAAAGGAGAAGGACTAGGGAATAAATTCTTGGCCAATATCCGTGAAGTAGATGCGATTGTTCATGTAGTTCGTGCTTTTGATGATGAAAATGTTATGCGTGAACAAGGACGTGAAGACGCCTTTGTAGATCCACTTGCAGATATTGATACAATTAATCTGGAATTGATTCTTGCTGACTTAGAATCAGTGAACAAACGATATGCGCGTGTAGAAAAGATGGCACGTACGCAAAAAGATAAAGAATCAGTGGCAGAGTTTAATGTTCTTCAAAAAATTAAACCAGTCCTTGAAGATGGGAAATCAGCACGTACCATTGAATTCACAGATGAGGAACAAAAGGTTGTAAAAGGTCTATTCCTTTTGACAACTAAACCAGTTCTTTATGTTGCCAATGTAGATGAGGATGTGGTTTCAGAACCTGACTCTATCGACTATGTCAAACAAATTCGTGAATTTGCAGCGACAGAAAATGCTGAAGTAGTCGTTATTTCTGCGCGTGCTGAGGAAGAAATTTCTGAATTGGACGATGAAGATAAAAAAGAGTTTCTTGAAGCCATTGGTTTGACAGAATCAGGTGTAGATAAGTTGACGCGTGCAGCTTACCACTTACTTGGACTGGGAACTTACTTCACAGCTGGTGAAAAAGAAGTTCGAGCTTGGACGTTCAAACGTGGTATGAAGGCTCCTCAAGCAGCTGGTATTATCCACTCAGACTTTGAAAAAGGCTTTATTCGTGCAGTAACCATGTCATATGAGGATCTAGTGAAATACG